The DNA region CATTCTACACTCTCTCGTTTACAACGTTCTTCTTCTACCTCTTTTCGTTGTGCCTGTAATTGCTCTAGAACTCCATTCATATATCTCTTACCTGTTCGCTTAATTCCCGATCCTTGACCACGACAATACCCTGACGTTTCTCCCATAATTCTCACAAATGCAGCATTAATAATAGGATCTACATCAGTATCCTCTTCAACATCTTGAATTTGCTCAGCAACAATTTCTTTCAACTTATCCTGCAAAAATGTTATACCAGCGTTAGCATCAATATTTGTTTCAATAGACTTATCTTTTAGGAATAACGATAAGAGTTATGCATGTACATTCAGTTCAGCCGATGCATCATTAACCCAACGCCCGTTCTTCGTGTGAGTCAATTCCCAAAGTTTCTGAAGGTTTGGCTCTTTTCCAGTATTTATATCTCtctaacaaaaaaaaatcaaattacgttatttaatgaagaataattaaaagGCACCAAAATAAGTATACATCTCACCTTTTCAAAAGATATTGCCTGGAAGGATTTTCTGCCGCAAATATGATTTAATTCTTGTTTTGCCTTATTAGTTTTATTTCTTTCACTCATTCTCTGCATTGAATATGAATCCATAaatgtattttgatataagtgtaacaaggaaaattagaaaaaaaaaattacacagtTAAATTTATTTAATTTTGATGTACTTCTAATTACCTTAAAATCTTCGGAGTTGAAATATTCTACCAAGAATTTCCATTCAACTTCATTAACCTCTTTTGGCTTGTTCTGTAATCTTTCCTCCTCTGTAGCAAATTTCTTGAAATGATCATGGAGCCTTTTACGACGATATCGATACAAATGATTAGCTCTTTCAAGGATAGTATCCCGAATGTGTTGTGTGTCTGGAAGTTGAAACGTGTCCTGCACTCAAAACAAAACTTAAGTGAGCTTACTTAAACAAGAACTTTGATTGTTTGCAAGTAATTAAGAAATAAAACTTAATAGGTGTTGTGAAGATGAGGCCAAAAATTGTTGTAGTAGTTTCTTATAACAATAATAACTTACACTTTGGTGACCTTAATACAGTAAGATACTCACCCATTTGAACATATATTTATCAGTTATGAGGACTTAACATTCTGTAGGCTagatcagaaactttaagagaAATAAAGTGAATTACCAGCATATGCGCAATGATCCTATCTTTTGCTAGATTAGAAACGTTCTTCCAATTCTTGACATCATGCCTAGCATGCTGAAAAACTTTTACCGAAAGTTCGGTAACAAAATCATTAGCTCCAGGACCTACTGCTATTGTTCGATCCGGTGGGATAATCACCTCCAACTTGCCATTGTCACTGTATTTGCGTTTCTTTTGGATTGAAAGCCCTGTTGTCTTCCCCCTTCCCTTTCTCTTTTTTCCTTGAAaagtatatgaaagtatttaggTGTATAGTAAACAAACATGTAAAAGTTAGAAATTTTAAAGGGataatttttaataaatgaagtaATTTACCTGATTGTGGATGTGAAATTACATCAGTAGGTCCAGTACTATCAGAAATAAGCACATTTGTCATCATGATAGGCTGCAACAAGCTAAGAATTTTACTATTCAAAACTAAAGTAGAAGTAAAGGAAACAAAATGTTCGGAAATATACGAGATATGCTCATAAAATGAGAGAAACAAACACAAATTACAAAGAAAAGATCATTGATGGAAACCTGTTAATGCACATATTCTACAAGACATATTTAAAATGTAAAGTATTGTAAACAGACAACGGAAGGAGTTTGTTTCACGTTATAGTTACCTTGGTTGACAGGTTAAATTAATTGAGCGACTAGATGATGGAAGAACCGAAATCCTATAAAGAAAGTGATTGTAATAACCAAAGTTGTCTTGCAGTAGCTGAAAGTCACAACCAATCATCATCCTCATTTGCATCATGTTCATCTTCAGAAAGATATTCTTCATCTGTTGCAGAATCACTGAAGTCATCTCCATTATCATGATCAGATTCATCTATAGCTTCTAGGTCTATTTCCTCCTCGTTATTGAAAGAAGGTGCTTCAACACTCACTCCGTCAATGTCTTCTCTTTGTACTGTAACGACATCATTGTCCGACTCTACTTGAAGACTTGCTTCTCCCCTTTCAACCAAGTCAATTAGTTGATAAGGCTCTGTTTCATTTTCTTGCTCAGGTACATCGTACAGATTTCGTGGTCTGACCTTTACCACTGCATGCCATTTCTCATTTTGACCATGTTTAAGATAATACACAGATTGAGCTTGCGAGCCTAAAATGAATGGATCATTTGTGTAATGGATCCGTGTCACATCTACACCTATGAATCCATATTCGTCCCTTTTGTAACCTCTAGTTTGACTTCGACCTTGAGACGGAACCTCAAACCAGTCACATTGAAATAATATGACAGAATTATTGCTTATGTAAGGTATCTTTAAAATCTTTCTGATCTTTCCAAAATAATCAGCATTTTCCGTATGCTCATCACTCTTTACAACCACACCACTATTTTGCGTTTTTAAACATAACTCAGATTCCATTGTTCGGAACCTAAAGCCATTCAAGGTATAACCATTATGACAATAAACACGAGGATCCGGACCTCTTGCCAAAGCTAGTAATTCATCAGTAATTCGTCCATCACCATTCTCTTTTAACTGTACCACCTATATTATGTTAATTACAAACTCAAACATTAATACTACTTTGAAAGTAAAATTCACAAATTGTCCTAAATAAAGATAAACTAGCTTCAAATGATATtatttaccttttcttcaaaccaCAAAGGAAATTCCTCCTTGTGCCTCTTGGC from Lycium barbarum isolate Lr01 chromosome 10, ASM1917538v2, whole genome shotgun sequence includes:
- the LOC132614739 gene encoding uncharacterized protein LOC132614739 isoform X2, producing the protein MMTNVLISDSTGPTDVISHPQSGKKRKGRGKTTGLSIQKKRKYSDNGKLEVIIPPDRTIAVGPGANDFVTELSVKVFQHARHDVKNWKNVSNLAKDRIIAHMLDTFQLPDTQHIRDTILERANHLYRYRRKRLHDHFKKFATEEERLQNKPKEVNEVEWKFLVEYFNSEDFKRDINTGKEPNLQKLWELTHTKNGRWVNDASAELNDKLKEIVAEQIQDVEEDTDVDPIINAAFVRIMGETSGYCRGQGSGIKRTGKRYMNGVLEQLQAQRKEVEEERCKRESVECKLTEVKNQLEEERKNREVMEARLVRDQKMLKGGIMALVSHLQSSKNGLPSAILNIIADSSDSDAASPTSLMDDISGERA
- the LOC132614739 gene encoding uncharacterized protein LOC132614739 isoform X3; its protein translation is MTSVILQQMKNIFLKMNMMQMRMMIGCDFQLLQDNFGYYNHFLYRISVLPSSSRSINLTCQPSLLQPIMMTNVLISDSTGPTDVISHPQSGKKRKGRGKTTGLSIQKKRKYSDNGKLEVIIPPDRTIAVGPGANDFVTELSVKVFQHARHDVKNWKNVSNLAKDRIIAHMLDTFQLPDTQHIRDTILERANHLYRYRRKRLHDHFKKFATEEERLQNKPKEVNEVEWKFLVEYFNSEDFKRMSERNKTNKAKQELNHICGRKSFQAISFEKRDINTGKEPNLQKLWELTHTKNGRWVNDASAELNDKLKEIVAEQIQDVEEDTDVDPIINAAFVRIMGETSGYCRGQGSGIKRTGKRYMNGVLEQLQAQRKEVEEERCKRESVECKLTEVKNQLEEERKNREVMEARLVRDQKMLKGGIMALVSHLQSSKNGLPSAILNIIADSSDSDAASPTSLMDDISGERA
- the LOC132614739 gene encoding uncharacterized protein LOC132614739 isoform X1; protein product: MMTNVLISDSTGPTDVISHPQSGKKRKGRGKTTGLSIQKKRKYSDNGKLEVIIPPDRTIAVGPGANDFVTELSVKVFQHARHDVKNWKNVSNLAKDRIIAHMLDTFQLPDTQHIRDTILERANHLYRYRRKRLHDHFKKFATEEERLQNKPKEVNEVEWKFLVEYFNSEDFKRMSERNKTNKAKQELNHICGRKSFQAISFEKRDINTGKEPNLQKLWELTHTKNGRWVNDASAELNDKLKEIVAEQIQDVEEDTDVDPIINAAFVRIMGETSGYCRGQGSGIKRTGKRYMNGVLEQLQAQRKEVEEERCKRESVECKLTEVKNQLEEERKNREVMEARLVRDQKMLKGGIMALVSHLQSSKNGLPSAILNIIADSSDSDAASPTSLMDDISGERA